A part of Miscanthus floridulus cultivar M001 chromosome 6, ASM1932011v1, whole genome shotgun sequence genomic DNA contains:
- the LOC136460355 gene encoding E3 ubiquitin-protein ligase SINA-like 7, which produces MFCVFVCRGKLRSNLCPTCFQAIGFNRCFAIEQMADAVKVPFSNSNFGCDEYITSQKMVAHLKDQRHRFSITLSPSTNGLRQTSIMTKTQRISIPRHSRFVLLVGEDQSMFLMVNTCVHIGNALTTVCIRPHESGSCYSSKISAVHHAEGVVGRYLFQMDPHVSSSSLHGGVQLGSRFFLLVPRDLVDESTDELTINISIEKIKCAAHQWSRRHIGKNWWPQTFGVATTGLKQQKGSAPAFPTRNLPGPPNPCVARWELGTGNWEGPRKSPAAAVVRHARTQPDQSRAAGQAR; this is translated from the exons ATGTTTTGTGTTTTTGTCTGCCGCGGAAAACTTCGCTCCAACTTATGTCCCACCTGCTTCCAAGCAATTGGCTTCAACCGCTGCTTTGCAATTGAACAAATGGCCGATGCTGTCAAGGTGCCATTCTCAAACTCAAATTTTGGATGTGACGAGTACATCACATCCCAGAAGATGGTTGCTCATTTGAAGGATCAACGGCATCGCTTCTCAATCACTTTGTCACCGAGCACAAATGGTCTCCGACAAACTTCCATTATGACAAAGACACAGAGGATTTCCATCCCACGGCACAGTCGGTTCGTGCTCCTGGTCGGGGAGGACCAGTCCATGTTCCTCATGGTGAACACCTGTGTTCACATTGGCAATGCTCTCACCACGGTCTGCATCAGGCCCCATGAGTCCGGGTCATGCTATTCATCCAAGATCTCAGCTGTCCACCATGCTGAAGGTGTCGTGGGGAGGTATCTTTTTCAGATGGATCCTCATGTGTCGAGCAGCTCACTTCATGGTGGGGTTCAGCTGGGAAGCAGGTTTTTCCTGCTGGTGCCTCGTGATCTAGTTGATGAATCGACTGATGAACTGACAATCAACATTAGTATTGAGAAGATCAAGTGTGCTGCGCATCAATGGTCGCGTCGACATATTGGCAAGAACTGGTGGCCTCAGACTTTTGGTGTTGCAACAACTGGACTAAA ACAACAAAAGGGTAGTGCTCCTGCTTTCCCAACTCGCAACCTCCCAGGCCCTCCGAATCCATGCGTCGCGAGGTGGGAACTGGGAACTGGGAACTGGGAAGGACCCCGGAAGTCTCCAGCGGCCGCCGTCGTCCGCCACGCCCGCACGCAACCCGACCAGAGCAGAGCTGCAGGGCAGGCGCGGTAA